The Pieris rapae chromosome 9, ilPieRapa1.1, whole genome shotgun sequence region CGATACTAAATCCATGCTGTACCAAAACGTACCAGCTTGCGAACAAACGATCCCATTGGGCTTTAATGCGCTTTTCATgagtgaaaaataattttcttgaaaCAGACTAACAGCTGGACCGACGGGGTCGCTGCTATCTGTTATGATGACGTCGAATTCCTGACTATGGTTCTTCATGAACTCGAAACCATCTCCTACGTGTAATTTGAGTTTTTTGCTTTCAAAACCGACTGCCATAAATGGAAGATACTTTTTCGATACCTCGATAACTTTATCGTCAATTTCCAcctgtaacaatatttttttacactttcCCGTTAAGTTGTTTGggaataatttatacatttatcatctttttaaagtatgtaataGGCATGAACATAAATCTATGTTTAACCCCGACCTTTGATAAGATAAGTCATTGTAAAACTAACATCCGTACTGTCAATGTCGTTTAAAACCCAAATTTTtctaatctatatttttttctaatttttataGCGTACGCGGCTTTGTCTATCAGTCAGTTACATGTAGCAAAGTTCTTTTTCTACCAATAAATATAGGTTCACACAAAATCAAGTGTTTTATAAGCTTTTGCTGCACTTTTTTCTGCACATTTTACCCAAtacaacttagggtcctttaaacCAAATTTTAACTTGTAACGTGCTCGTATCGATTTTACTTTCGTTGAACTGTATAAAAACACTTGCTATTAGTGAttactactatataatatatactcatTACTGAATAACCTTGACTCCTTGATATTAATACGTGCGGTAAAACTACGATAAGAATGTcgcttgatatattttaaatgctttcgtttttcattaattttgacTGTAGTTTCACTTGCGTaaagaattacattttaatgtatttagctaaactattttattttagatctctaaactagatttaaatttattttaatgttattgataaaatataataatgtacctGAACGATTTCCTTTACTAATGGGTGTTTAGCAACTTCTCTGGCAACTCCCCCATCTCCACCTCCTACAATGAGCACTTTTTCGGGATTTTTATGGCAGCACAGGGGCAGAAAAGAAATCATTTcctgaaaaaaaacatgattacTATCTCTATCATAATTTATGATTATCAATGCATttcatatctttatttattttgaaatatcgtatcatattttatgtacctactagtacaactaaattaatattcttgaGTCAGGCTACATACCTGATATGAAAACTCATCCTTCTGGGTGCACTGTATAATACCATCTAGAACAAGGACCCTACCAAGGCTGGTGGTGTCTAGGACTAA contains the following coding sequences:
- the LOC111003697 gene encoding spermidine synthase, translated to MDSFKKNWFTEVCEMWPGGTFSFEVKEVLHKEKSKYQDILVLDTTSLGRVLVLDGIIQCTQKDEFSYQEMISFLPLCCHKNPEKVLIVGGGDGGVAREVAKHPLVKEIVQVEIDDKVIEVSKKYLPFMAVGFESKKLKLHVGDGFEFMKNHSQEFDVIITDSSDPVGPAVSLFQENYFSLMKSALKPNGIVCSQAGTFWYSMDLVSSTLNICKNQFPKAAYATTSVPTYPSGQIGFVIGSLDNDVQFDKPTLTFSRQDELSMNLRYYSTDVHKAAFALPTFVKNALEK